A genome region from Methylobacterium sp. FF17 includes the following:
- a CDS encoding DUF1800 domain-containing protein — translation MAVSRWGSVCRAVALGSLLLSGAAPVGASPAADLRLLDALTWGATPTSFAALRAQGREAWLAAQLRQGAPAPLPPAAEAQVEAMRPQGDLSERIAALDAQARAANAVPDLDARRAALAAHQEAVSEVYRRSVAATLLRALYAPDQVRERMTWFWFNRFNVHQGKANLRLLVGDYVDTAIRPHALGRFRDLLAATLEHPAMLRYLDNAENAANRINENYARELMELHTLGVGGGYAQRDVEELARILTGAGIATRPEPPAVKPVLAGDVVHKGLFLFNPARHDYGDKVFLGQVVRGRGFAEIGQALDILSRHPATARNVSRGIAIYLMGRPPPDALVERLAAVFARTDGAIAAILDALVHDPDFTAALGTGFKDPMRYVLSAVRLAYDDRVILNTGPVQNWLNRLGEGLFNRSTPDGYPLDAAAWNGPGQLTARFEVARQIGAGPAGLFKAPTPDGGEEPAFPLLQNGLYFGALAETLAGPTRAALARAVSPQDWNTLFLSSPEFMQ, via the coding sequence GTGGCCGTTTCGCGTTGGGGTTCGGTGTGTCGGGCCGTCGCGCTCGGCTCGCTCCTGCTGTCGGGTGCCGCCCCGGTCGGCGCTTCGCCCGCCGCCGACCTGCGCCTCCTCGATGCCCTGACCTGGGGCGCGACCCCGACGAGCTTCGCTGCGCTGAGGGCGCAGGGACGCGAGGCCTGGCTCGCCGCGCAGTTGCGGCAGGGGGCTCCCGCTCCCCTGCCGCCGGCGGCCGAGGCACAGGTCGAGGCCATGCGGCCGCAGGGCGACCTGAGCGAGCGGATCGCCGCCCTCGACGCGCAGGCGCGGGCGGCCAATGCGGTGCCGGACCTCGACGCGCGCAGGGCGGCCCTGGCCGCTCACCAGGAGGCCGTCAGCGAGGTCTATCGCCGATCGGTCGCAGCCACGCTCCTGCGCGCGCTCTATGCGCCGGATCAGGTCCGGGAGCGCATGACCTGGTTCTGGTTCAACCGCTTCAACGTCCATCAGGGCAAGGCCAACCTGCGCCTGCTGGTGGGCGATTACGTCGATACCGCCATCCGCCCGCATGCCCTCGGCCGGTTCCGCGACCTCCTCGCCGCGACGCTCGAGCACCCGGCGATGCTGCGCTACCTCGACAATGCCGAGAACGCCGCCAACCGGATCAACGAGAACTACGCCCGCGAACTCATGGAACTGCACACGCTCGGTGTCGGCGGCGGCTACGCGCAGCGCGACGTCGAGGAACTGGCGCGCATCCTCACGGGGGCGGGCATCGCGACGCGACCCGAACCGCCCGCCGTCAAGCCGGTGCTGGCGGGCGACGTGGTCCATAAGGGGCTGTTCCTGTTCAACCCGGCCCGGCACGATTACGGCGACAAGGTCTTCCTCGGGCAGGTCGTCCGGGGCCGGGGCTTTGCCGAGATCGGGCAGGCTCTGGACATCCTGAGCCGGCATCCCGCCACGGCCCGCAACGTCTCGCGCGGCATCGCCATCTACCTGATGGGACGGCCGCCGCCGGATGCCCTGGTCGAGCGTCTCGCCGCGGTCTTCGCGCGCACCGACGGGGCGATCGCGGCCATCCTCGATGCCCTGGTCCACGATCCGGATTTCACCGCCGCCCTCGGCACCGGATTCAAGGATCCCATGCGCTACGTCCTGTCGGCCGTGCGGCTCGCCTATGACGACCGGGTCATCCTGAACACCGGCCCGGTCCAGAACTGGCTGAACCGGCTCGGCGAAGGGCTGTTCAACCGGTCGACGCCCGATGGCTATCCCCTCGACGCGGCCGCCTGGAACGGCCCCGGCCAGCTCACGGCACGCTTCGAGGTCGCGCGCCAGATCGGGGCCGGCCCGGCCGGCCTGTTCAAGGCGCCGACGCCGGATGGCGGGGAGGAGCCCGCCTTTCCGCTCCTGCAGAACGGCCTCTACTTCGGCGCCCTGGCCGAGACCCTCGCGGGCCCGACCCGGGCCGCCCTCGCGCGGGCCGTCTCGCCCCAGGACTGGAACACGCTGTTCCTGTCCTCGCCGGAATTCATGCAGTGA
- a CDS encoding ParA family protein has product MSKAVRQGPGRLIAVANMKGGVGKTTTVVMLAEALAADGASVLVVDLDPQASVSVCLAGETLLAEMIARGRTLEAYLALKLINRDKPALAPRIRDQVSVTTHQNEPLAVSLLPAGPYLRLVEREIIYELTGRNFSMHAIEGQLSTIFQEEFVPLTARYDYILFDCAPGISPMTEVAVRGSDLVVVTSIPDYLSTYGLDAFVQTIWNNNGRRGSHLAPARPPHVLVTRFQQQVRQHQQTLARLQAEAAAKNAGIRLFATRIPQAAALAEALMPREVPPTFSGKYGAHVSNVLIPLVAEVKGVFDGT; this is encoded by the coding sequence ATGAGCAAGGCAGTTCGGCAGGGTCCGGGTCGTCTCATCGCCGTGGCGAACATGAAGGGCGGGGTGGGCAAGACCACCACGGTGGTCATGCTGGCCGAGGCCCTGGCGGCGGACGGCGCCTCGGTGCTGGTGGTCGACCTCGACCCGCAGGCCAGCGTCTCCGTCTGCCTCGCCGGTGAGACGCTGCTGGCGGAAATGATCGCCCGCGGGCGGACGCTGGAAGCCTACCTCGCCCTGAAGCTGATCAACCGCGACAAGCCGGCCCTGGCGCCGCGCATCCGCGATCAGGTCAGCGTCACCACGCACCAGAACGAGCCCCTGGCCGTCTCGCTCCTGCCCGCCGGTCCCTACCTGCGCCTCGTGGAGCGCGAAATCATCTACGAATTGACCGGCCGCAATTTCTCGATGCACGCCATCGAGGGGCAGCTCTCGACGATCTTCCAGGAGGAGTTCGTGCCGCTCACCGCGCGCTACGACTACATCCTGTTCGACTGCGCCCCCGGCATCTCGCCGATGACCGAGGTGGCGGTGCGCGGCTCCGATCTCGTGGTCGTCACCTCGATCCCGGACTACCTCTCGACCTACGGACTCGACGCTTTCGTCCAGACCATCTGGAACAACAACGGCCGGCGCGGCAGCCATCTCGCGCCGGCCCGCCCGCCCCATGTCCTGGTCACGCGCTTCCAGCAGCAGGTGCGCCAGCACCAGCAGACACTCGCCCGGCTCCAGGCCGAAGCGGCGGCGAAGAACGCGGGCATCCGCCTGTTCGCGACCCGCATCCCGCAGGCGGCGGCCCTGGCCGAGGCGCTGATGCCGCGCGAGGTGCCGCCGACCTTTTCGGGCAAGTACGGCGCGCACGTCTCCAATGTCCTCATCCCGCTCGTGGCGGAAGTGAAGGGGGTTTTCGATGGCACTTGA
- a CDS encoding DUF1501 domain-containing protein, giving the protein MNRRALLRGAAALAGGTVSGRVWAAPKADARLLVVFLRGAYDAANVVIPTGSDFYYRARPTLAIARPDAADPAAALALDADWILHPALRDTILPLFAKGQAAFVPFAGTSDLTRSHFETQDTIELGQTLGESRNYQSGFMARLASELTRVRPIAFTEQSPLIFRGPDPVPNIALAGLGKAGIDERQARLISAMYAGGPLAGAVNEGFRVRDEVYRTVSDHQAQADRGAVSPKGFELAARRIGRLMRDQFNLGFVDVGGWDTHVNQGAAAGYLADRVSELGRGLAGFTQEIGGAWNDTVVVVVSEFGRTFRENGSRGTDHGHGSVYWVLGGGVRGGRIAGPQVRADEAHLFQNRDYPVLTDYRAMLAGLFQRLYGLDAASLGRIFAGVAPSDLGLI; this is encoded by the coding sequence ATGAACAGACGCGCCCTCCTGCGCGGGGCGGCCGCGCTCGCCGGCGGTACGGTTTCGGGGCGGGTCTGGGCGGCGCCGAAGGCCGATGCGCGCCTGCTCGTGGTCTTCCTGCGCGGTGCCTACGACGCCGCCAATGTGGTGATCCCCACCGGAAGCGACTTCTACTATCGCGCGCGGCCGACGCTCGCCATCGCGCGGCCGGACGCCGCCGACCCGGCCGCCGCCCTCGCCCTCGACGCCGACTGGATCCTGCACCCGGCCCTGCGCGACACGATCCTGCCGCTCTTCGCCAAAGGCCAGGCGGCCTTCGTCCCCTTCGCCGGCACCAGCGACCTCACCCGGAGCCACTTCGAGACGCAGGACACGATCGAACTCGGCCAGACCTTGGGCGAATCGCGCAACTACCAGTCCGGGTTCATGGCGCGGCTGGCCTCGGAACTGACGCGGGTGCGCCCGATCGCCTTCACCGAACAGTCGCCCCTGATCTTCCGGGGGCCGGACCCGGTGCCGAACATCGCCCTCGCCGGCCTCGGCAAGGCGGGGATCGACGAGCGGCAGGCCCGGCTCATCAGCGCGATGTACGCCGGAGGCCCGCTCGCCGGTGCGGTCAACGAGGGCTTTCGCGTCCGTGACGAGGTCTACCGTACGGTCTCCGACCACCAGGCCCAGGCCGATCGCGGCGCGGTCTCGCCCAAGGGCTTCGAACTGGCCGCCCGCCGGATCGGTCGGCTGATGCGCGATCAGTTCAACCTCGGCTTCGTCGATGTCGGCGGCTGGGACACCCATGTGAACCAGGGGGCCGCCGCCGGCTACCTCGCCGACCGCGTGAGCGAACTCGGGCGCGGGCTCGCGGGCTTCACGCAGGAGATCGGCGGCGCCTGGAACGACACCGTGGTGGTGGTGGTCTCCGAGTTCGGGCGCACATTTCGCGAGAACGGCAGCCGGGGCACCGATCACGGCCACGGCAGCGTCTACTGGGTGCTCGGGGGCGGCGTGCGGGGTGGCCGCATCGCCGGCCCGCAGGTCCGCGCCGACGAGGCTCACCTGTTCCAGAACCGGGATTATCCCGTGCTCACCGATTACCGCGCGATGCTCGCCGGCCTGTTCCAGCGGCTCTACGGGCTCGATGCGGCGAGCCTCGGGCGGATCTTCGCCGGGGTGGCGCCGAGCGACCTCGGCCTGATCTGA
- a CDS encoding 2OG-Fe(II) oxygenase produces MTAAANPGLSILNLDAVRAAPVSREPYSFFLGNDVLKADAVDAIREDFPAIAKPGYLTVDEVALKGRFKALIEELESDEFSRIMGEKFGIDLVSCPRLTTIMKRSQPKYGSIHTDGPSKVMTMLIYMNDAWDAPTAGRLRVLYDGKNYEPFAVEVPPTMGTMFAFLRADNSWHGHEPFEGERRVVQVAWVKDASELERKKKRNRTAQFLKGIFGR; encoded by the coding sequence ATGACCGCTGCCGCGAACCCGGGATTGTCGATCCTCAACCTCGATGCCGTGCGCGCCGCCCCGGTGTCGCGCGAGCCCTACAGCTTCTTCCTCGGCAACGACGTGCTGAAGGCCGACGCCGTCGATGCGATCCGGGAGGATTTCCCGGCGATCGCCAAGCCCGGCTACCTCACGGTGGACGAGGTCGCGCTGAAGGGCCGCTTCAAGGCCCTCATCGAGGAACTGGAGAGCGACGAATTCTCCCGGATCATGGGCGAGAAGTTCGGCATCGACCTCGTCTCCTGCCCGCGCCTCACCACGATCATGAAGCGCAGCCAGCCGAAATACGGCTCGATCCACACCGATGGCCCGTCCAAGGTGATGACGATGCTGATCTACATGAACGACGCCTGGGATGCACCGACGGCCGGCCGCCTGCGGGTGCTCTACGACGGCAAGAACTACGAGCCCTTCGCCGTCGAGGTGCCCCCCACCATGGGGACGATGTTCGCGTTCCTGCGGGCCGACAATTCCTGGCACGGCCACGAGCCCTTCGAGGGCGAGCGCCGCGTCGTCCAGGTCGCCTGGGTCAAGGACGCCAGCGAACTCGAGCGCAAGAAGAAGCGCAACCGCACGGCCCAGTTCCTGAAGGGTATCTTCGGCCGCTGA
- a CDS encoding ABC transporter ATP-binding protein/permease — protein sequence MAALRTGLGLQAAVTALFALVLLIAPGEAAPLYVSLSGFAMAGILLASGRLSAYLKVFVSVYGIGYLFLAGAKQLAALGLLPPTLAALLPPSFAATGAVVFAGIVLAISHLEPIRAITLIADPYFATKDKPTREIGPFRLFGSTEGKIGQRLVALSIFITFAQVALQLRLNFWFRDLFNALQEYNADAFWYQLVWVFTPLATIWVVVGMFDTFVDASLHIRWRTWLTRSFYGRWLDAGTHYRVPFTDEHADNPDQRIQSDVNLFISQTTTLSIRLLSQAATLVSFMVILWGLSRDFVLPFTDTVVPGFLVWLVVGYAVIGTWLTHVIGRPLIGLDFRQEKVEADFRFSLARTRIYGEQIALLRGERAETVRLGTLFHAIIDNYIGIIIRRIKLGSFTLSYSQISVVFPYILAAPSYFLKKITLGQFQQTGDAFSSVQSSLSFFINSYVTIAAYRANTNRLSSFKRAMTKAEAIGGTGEGLFQGNETRGDVTATKLSLGLPDGREIVSADTLTIAKGGATLLTGPSGSGKSTLFRAIAGIWPFGKGRIDLPKGQSALVLPQRPYIPLGTLRGAVAYPNTTDMYPDAAIRDALIAAQLPALADRLDEVDAWDQRLSGGEQQRLAIARAVLAKPDWLFLDESTAALDEPSEASIYRMLRERLPGTTIVSIGHRSTLHGLHDRRLDMQPASDGRFVPRAVPSPVPAE from the coding sequence GTGGCCGCATTGAGGACGGGCCTCGGCCTGCAGGCGGCGGTGACGGCGCTGTTCGCGCTGGTGCTGCTGATCGCGCCCGGCGAGGCGGCACCGCTCTACGTTTCCCTGAGCGGGTTTGCCATGGCGGGCATCCTGCTCGCCTCGGGTCGGCTCTCGGCCTACCTCAAGGTCTTCGTCTCGGTCTACGGCATCGGCTACCTGTTCCTGGCCGGGGCCAAGCAGCTCGCGGCGCTCGGTCTGCTGCCGCCGACGCTCGCCGCCCTGCTGCCCCCGAGCTTCGCCGCCACCGGCGCCGTGGTCTTCGCCGGAATCGTTCTGGCGATCTCGCACCTCGAACCCATCCGCGCGATCACACTCATCGCCGACCCGTACTTCGCCACGAAGGACAAGCCGACGCGGGAGATCGGGCCGTTCCGCCTGTTCGGCTCCACCGAGGGCAAGATCGGCCAGCGCCTGGTCGCGCTCTCGATCTTCATCACCTTCGCGCAGGTCGCCCTGCAGCTTCGCCTGAACTTCTGGTTCCGCGACCTCTTCAACGCGCTGCAGGAATATAACGCCGACGCGTTCTGGTATCAGCTCGTCTGGGTGTTCACGCCCCTCGCCACGATCTGGGTCGTGGTCGGCATGTTCGACACCTTCGTCGACGCCTCCCTGCATATCCGCTGGCGCACCTGGCTCACCCGCAGCTTCTACGGCCGCTGGCTGGATGCCGGCACGCATTACCGCGTGCCCTTCACGGACGAGCACGCGGACAACCCGGACCAGCGCATTCAGAGCGACGTGAACCTGTTCATCTCACAGACCACGACGCTCTCGATCCGGCTCCTGTCCCAGGCCGCGACCCTGGTCTCCTTCATGGTCATCCTGTGGGGCCTGTCGCGCGACTTCGTGCTGCCCTTCACCGACACGGTGGTCCCGGGCTTCCTGGTCTGGCTCGTGGTCGGCTACGCCGTCATCGGCACCTGGCTCACGCATGTGATCGGCCGCCCGCTGATCGGGCTCGACTTCCGGCAGGAGAAGGTCGAGGCGGATTTCCGGTTCTCGCTGGCCCGCACCCGTATCTACGGCGAGCAGATCGCGCTCCTGCGCGGCGAGCGCGCCGAGACGGTACGCCTCGGCACACTCTTCCACGCCATCATCGACAATTACATCGGCATCATCATTCGGCGGATCAAGCTCGGCAGCTTCACCCTGTCCTACAGCCAGATCAGCGTCGTCTTCCCCTACATCCTGGCGGCGCCCTCCTACTTCCTGAAGAAGATCACCCTCGGCCAGTTCCAGCAGACCGGCGACGCCTTCAGCAGCGTTCAGTCCTCGCTGTCGTTCTTCATCAATTCCTACGTGACGATCGCGGCCTACCGGGCCAACACCAACCGCCTCTCCTCCTTCAAGCGGGCGATGACCAAGGCCGAGGCCATCGGCGGCACAGGCGAGGGCCTGTTCCAGGGCAACGAGACCCGGGGCGACGTCACCGCCACGAAGCTCAGCCTCGGCCTGCCGGACGGGCGCGAGATCGTCAGCGCCGACACGCTCACGATCGCCAAGGGCGGCGCGACCCTGCTCACCGGCCCCTCGGGCTCGGGCAAGTCGACGCTGTTTCGCGCCATCGCGGGCATCTGGCCCTTCGGCAAGGGCCGGATCGACCTGCCCAAGGGGCAATCGGCCCTGGTGCTGCCGCAGCGGCCCTACATTCCGCTCGGAACCCTGCGCGGCGCGGTGGCCTACCCGAACACCACCGACATGTACCCCGACGCGGCGATCCGCGACGCGCTGATCGCCGCGCAGCTGCCGGCGCTCGCCGACCGCCTCGACGAGGTCGATGCCTGGGACCAGCGCCTCTCGGGGGGCGAGCAGCAGCGCCTCGCGATCGCCCGCGCGGTCCTCGCCAAACCCGACTGGCTGTTCCTCGACGAATCCACCGCCGCCCTCGACGAGCCGAGCGAGGCCTCGATCTACCGGATGCTGCGCGAACGCCTGCCCGGCACCACCATCGTGTCGATCGGCCACCGCTCGACCCTGCACGGACTGCACGACCGGCGCCTCGACATGCAGCCCGCCTCGGATGGGCGGTTCGTGCCCCGCGCGGTGCCCTCCCCCGTCCCGGCCGAGTAG